One stretch of Arachis duranensis cultivar V14167 chromosome 1, aradu.V14167.gnm2.J7QH, whole genome shotgun sequence DNA includes these proteins:
- the LOC107487545 gene encoding protein TPX2 isoform X2, with protein sequence MSMIMKMNTVVTMMEVEEEQEQEQEQEEEEEEEGGEEIEHVFIAHEIDLDYEFDAPRFFDFTRPETPAEAQRAELWFQNAPTYPQSPFVAKLVVREGFVLEDASDSLKSKILEFATNVDDEKSSVASAMEFSLTVVDDNDNGSKAHGGILHSDATNHPLELPTGHTFSSKTMSDAVKSKVKSAVPKKSTLMKPTACQLAKQNRSPQNVGSRFQKLLTADGRNLSTSSGAESQAAKRQKLEGGLLCKVNDVKQHTSFVHKAPKRAVTVDHNLSCSKLKLTVPREPDLKTAHRAQRIRSKHAVEAEKVIVAAPRFKARPLNKKILDAPILPLPKRSTPRLPEFQEFHLKTCERAMQHSYATSSFSPHCNDSDKGLDRHAAVTTLENRIRHFRRPTAMGTPKYDGLDFTHNLKARPPNKKIPLNKGDNICHFQNSKKETTMPMEFNVYTDKGVQCSPPIELFNKEKRYMFGTKPIHNRNGGCISEAGTLLSGRRSLGIR encoded by the exons ATGAGTATGATTATGAAGATGAACACGGTGGTGACTATGATGGAGgtggaagaagaacaagaacaagagcaagagcaagaagaagaagaagaagaagaaggaggagaagaaatagaaCATGTGTTTATAGCTCACGAAATAGACCTGGATTACGAGTTCGACGCGCCTCGCTTCTTCGATTTCACGCGCCCAGAAACTCCCGCCGAAGCTCAACGAGCTGAGCTTTGGTTCCAAAATGCTCCAACCTACCCTCAATCTC CTTTCGTGGCGAAGCTAGTGGTGAGAGAGGGGTTCGTCTTGGAAGATGCTAGTGACTCTCTAAAATCGAAGATTCTGGAATTTGCGACCAATGTAGATGATGAGAAATCTAGTGTTGCTTCGGCGATGGAATTTTCGCTTACGGTTGTTGACGACAATGATAATG GTTCGAAAGCACATGGTGGCATTCTGCATAGTGATGCTACGAATCATCCACTTGAATTACCTACag GACATACATTTTCCAGTAAGACAATGAGCGATGCTGTGAAATCCAAGGTTAAATCTGCTGTGCCTAAAAAATCAACTTTAATGAAACCTACAGCTTGTCAGTTGGCCAAGCAAAACCGTTCCCCACAAAATGTTGGTTCGAG ATTTCAAAAGCTACTAACTGCGGATGGAAGAAATTTATCTACCTCTTCTGGAGCAGAAAGTCAAGCTGCCAAGAGGCAAAAATTAGAGGGTGGTCTCTTGTGCAAG GTTAATGATGTGAAGCAGCATACCAGTTTTGTCCACAAGGCACCTAAGAGG GCTGTAACAGTTGATCACAACCTTTCTTGTTCCAAGTTAAAGCTCACTGTTCCTAGAGAACCTGATCTTAAAACAGCACATAGAGCACAAAGGATAAG ATCCAAACATGCTGTTGAGGCAGAGAAGGTGATAGTGGCTGCCCCCAGATTCAAAGCACGtccattaaataaaaaa ATTCTTGATGCTCCAATATTGCCACTTCCCAAACGGAGCACTCCACGACTGCCAGAATTTCAA GAATTTCACCTGAAAACTTGTGAGAGGGCCATGCAACACAGTTATGCTACTTCATCATTTTCACCTCACTGCAATGATTCTGATAAG GGTTTGGACAGACATGCTGCTGTCACTACTCTAGAAAATAGAATCAGACACTTTAGAAG GCCTACAGCCATGGGTACACCAAAGTATGATGGATTagattttactcataatttgaAAGCTCGGCCTCCTAACAAGAAG ATACCTTTGAATAAAGGAGATAATATTTGTCATTTCCAGAACAGCAAGAAGGAAACTACCATGCCAATG GAATTTAATGTTTACACTGACAAGGGGGTTCAGTGTAGTCCGCCAATTGAACTCTTTAACAAG GAAAAACGTTATATGTTTGGGACGAAGCCAATCCATAATAGAAATGGTGGTTGCATCAGTGAAGCTGGTACACTATTGAGTGGAAGGAG GAGCTTGGGAATTCGGTGA
- the LOC107487545 gene encoding protein TPX2 isoform X1 yields the protein MSMIMKMNTVVTMMEVEEEQEQEQEQEEEEEEEGGEEIEHVFIAHEIDLDYEFDAPRFFDFTRPETPAEAQRAELWFQNAPTYPQSPFVAKLVVREGFVLEDASDSLKSKILEFATNVDDEKSSVASAMEFSLTVVDDNDNGSKAHGGILHSDATNHPLELPTGHTFSSKTMSDAVKSKVKSAVPKKSTLMKPTACQLAKQNRSPQNVGSRFQKLLTADGRNLSTSSGAESQAAKRQKLEGGLLCKVNDVKQHTSFVHKAPKRAVTVDHNLSCSKLKLTVPREPDLKTAHRAQRIRSKHAVEAEKVIVAAPRFKARPLNKKILDAPILPLPKRSTPRLPEFQEFHLKTCERAMQHSYATSSFSPHCNDSDKGLDRHAAVTTLENRIRHFRRPTAMGTPKYDGLDFTHNLKARPPNKKIPLNKGDNICHFQNSKKETTMPMEFNVYTDKGVQCSPPIELFNKLSLTSEAQPNNGSQLKLPQHSGMCRKEKRYMFGTKPIHNRNGGCISEAGTLLSGRRSLGIR from the exons ATGAGTATGATTATGAAGATGAACACGGTGGTGACTATGATGGAGgtggaagaagaacaagaacaagagcaagagcaagaagaagaagaagaagaagaaggaggagaagaaatagaaCATGTGTTTATAGCTCACGAAATAGACCTGGATTACGAGTTCGACGCGCCTCGCTTCTTCGATTTCACGCGCCCAGAAACTCCCGCCGAAGCTCAACGAGCTGAGCTTTGGTTCCAAAATGCTCCAACCTACCCTCAATCTC CTTTCGTGGCGAAGCTAGTGGTGAGAGAGGGGTTCGTCTTGGAAGATGCTAGTGACTCTCTAAAATCGAAGATTCTGGAATTTGCGACCAATGTAGATGATGAGAAATCTAGTGTTGCTTCGGCGATGGAATTTTCGCTTACGGTTGTTGACGACAATGATAATG GTTCGAAAGCACATGGTGGCATTCTGCATAGTGATGCTACGAATCATCCACTTGAATTACCTACag GACATACATTTTCCAGTAAGACAATGAGCGATGCTGTGAAATCCAAGGTTAAATCTGCTGTGCCTAAAAAATCAACTTTAATGAAACCTACAGCTTGTCAGTTGGCCAAGCAAAACCGTTCCCCACAAAATGTTGGTTCGAG ATTTCAAAAGCTACTAACTGCGGATGGAAGAAATTTATCTACCTCTTCTGGAGCAGAAAGTCAAGCTGCCAAGAGGCAAAAATTAGAGGGTGGTCTCTTGTGCAAG GTTAATGATGTGAAGCAGCATACCAGTTTTGTCCACAAGGCACCTAAGAGG GCTGTAACAGTTGATCACAACCTTTCTTGTTCCAAGTTAAAGCTCACTGTTCCTAGAGAACCTGATCTTAAAACAGCACATAGAGCACAAAGGATAAG ATCCAAACATGCTGTTGAGGCAGAGAAGGTGATAGTGGCTGCCCCCAGATTCAAAGCACGtccattaaataaaaaa ATTCTTGATGCTCCAATATTGCCACTTCCCAAACGGAGCACTCCACGACTGCCAGAATTTCAA GAATTTCACCTGAAAACTTGTGAGAGGGCCATGCAACACAGTTATGCTACTTCATCATTTTCACCTCACTGCAATGATTCTGATAAG GGTTTGGACAGACATGCTGCTGTCACTACTCTAGAAAATAGAATCAGACACTTTAGAAG GCCTACAGCCATGGGTACACCAAAGTATGATGGATTagattttactcataatttgaAAGCTCGGCCTCCTAACAAGAAG ATACCTTTGAATAAAGGAGATAATATTTGTCATTTCCAGAACAGCAAGAAGGAAACTACCATGCCAATG GAATTTAATGTTTACACTGACAAGGGGGTTCAGTGTAGTCCGCCAATTGAACTCTTTAACAAG CTGTCCCTGACATCTGAAGCCCAGCCAAATAATGGGTCTCAATTGAAGTTGCCTCAGCACTCTGGGATGTGCAGAAAG GAAAAACGTTATATGTTTGGGACGAAGCCAATCCATAATAGAAATGGTGGTTGCATCAGTGAAGCTGGTACACTATTGAGTGGAAGGAG GAGCTTGGGAATTCGGTGA